The Tindallia magadiensis genome includes a region encoding these proteins:
- a CDS encoding glycine betaine ABC transporter substrate-binding protein yields MSKRSMMILLGLLLTALIFTGCGGNGAAEVEEGEMEAEETGEVVEETASMAEKFNYEIIGIDAGAEIMSTVEERVMTEYGLDEYELVDASEAAMIAEIESRGMVEEWVVAIGWTPHWKFPEYNLRFLEDPLGIFGEEENIKALGRAGLTEDMPEVAEVLSNFSLNDDQLGEMMMMIQEGEQGDREAMETWAADHQELIESWIPEGADGEGATVQLLYNNWTCAIAKSNLMAYVLEEKMNYVVEKDMVDVAVLYESLASGDYDAMVSAWLPLTQANYWENYGDRLEDLGNIYEGAKLGLVVPDYVTIDSIEEM; encoded by the coding sequence ATGAGTAAAAGAAGCATGATGATTTTGTTAGGATTATTGTTGACAGCCCTTATTTTCACTGGATGCGGTGGAAATGGAGCGGCTGAAGTAGAAGAAGGAGAAATGGAAGCAGAGGAAACTGGAGAAGTTGTCGAAGAAACAGCTAGTATGGCCGAGAAATTCAACTATGAAATTATCGGCATTGATGCCGGTGCTGAAATTATGAGTACCGTGGAAGAAAGAGTTATGACAGAATATGGTCTGGATGAATACGAGTTGGTAGATGCCAGTGAAGCGGCAATGATTGCTGAAATAGAGTCTCGTGGCATGGTAGAAGAATGGGTAGTAGCCATTGGGTGGACCCCTCACTGGAAATTCCCAGAATATAATCTGCGATTTTTAGAAGATCCGCTGGGGATCTTTGGAGAAGAAGAAAACATTAAAGCACTTGGTCGTGCCGGATTAACGGAAGACATGCCAGAAGTAGCCGAAGTACTGTCAAACTTCTCTCTCAATGACGATCAACTGGGCGAAATGATGATGATGATTCAAGAAGGAGAGCAAGGTGACAGAGAAGCAATGGAAACCTGGGCAGCAGATCATCAGGAACTGATCGAAAGCTGGATACCGGAAGGAGCTGACGGAGAAGGAGCAACGGTTCAACTTCTTTACAATAACTGGACCTGCGCCATTGCTAAAAGCAATCTGATGGCGTATGTATTAGAAGAAAAAATGAATTATGTGGTGGAGAAAGACATGGTAGACGTAGCTGTACTGTATGAATCTCTGGCTTCTGGTGATTACGATGCCATGGTAAGTGCCTGGTTACCTCTAACTCAGGCAAACTACTGGGAAAATTATGGAGACAGACTGGAAGATTTGGGGAACATATATGAAGGCGCTAAGCTGGGCTTAGTTGTACCAGACTATGTAACCATTGATTCCATAGAAGAAATGTAA
- a CDS encoding putative bifunctional diguanylate cyclase/phosphodiesterase, giving the protein MTKQAFRKLDFLNRLPIKDPWVVIMLSGFFIYIMAVFRHADLLANIISVITLFSASYLLYRSVQKTSYPYDKWLFGYVFLWFFADTVWFVLALMPTKDPMTFPYMDLLYTIPPVFLVIMIIHWVATEAKRWNLYQLFLDFAAVLFLLLYLLGPRFYQQFLVERSVGFDDMVVALFTFMGLFILVSSVTLYLSSYRREKSIALCGILIGLILYGSIEFLYAYLSLLDLYAANSFIDILYLIPPVLFALALYYQQNQHHHHQHQAVTNPPVLHHPLTLPDNYGKRKAPYVFLPLVLILFFFGEIGPGKLFTTLILLFLYYMMSQNIQLSIKNYHLLQETKEANRSLEEKVQEKTKSLEETNQVLAYYSYLDPLTDLSNRRAFIEYMDELTIRQQSAFHLFYMDLNRFKYINDTHGHDVGDKVLKTIARRLSENWIKKGRLFRIGGDEFALIVEGFYQRRALADIAKEIIQAVEIPISIDPYHFYLGISIGIVSYPKDAKTRKALMRYGDMTMYQAKNAFAQSHYYFYDSSIKDLIHEKHVLEMLLKQANANQDFFLVFQPQYEIAGKKLIGFEALLRWNHPDRGFISPAQFIPVAEETGLIIPLGEWVLKEAFRNIREINETYQTNYRISINVSPVQLQSQKFMDTLLDRMRAETISPSWIDLEVTEGAAFRQGHSIEAFFDHLRELGINASLDDFGTGYSSLSYIKRYDIDRLKIARELISGIHEEDSAKEIVRAIILMAKGLHLNIIAEGVEEEAQLALLQSMGCHEIQGYLWGKPVPRNDLEEKVIKPSLVDPQK; this is encoded by the coding sequence ATGACAAAACAAGCCTTCAGAAAGCTTGATTTTCTAAACCGCCTGCCGATCAAAGACCCTTGGGTAGTGATCATGCTCAGTGGTTTTTTTATCTATATCATGGCGGTTTTTCGCCATGCGGATCTTTTGGCTAACATCATATCCGTGATCACCCTTTTCAGTGCTTCCTATCTCCTTTACCGATCCGTTCAGAAAACGTCTTATCCTTATGATAAATGGTTATTCGGCTACGTATTTCTCTGGTTTTTTGCCGACACGGTCTGGTTTGTTTTGGCCTTAATGCCTACGAAAGATCCGATGACCTTTCCTTATATGGATCTTCTTTATACCATCCCTCCTGTTTTTTTGGTCATTATGATCATTCACTGGGTAGCCACAGAAGCCAAGAGATGGAATCTTTACCAGCTTTTTTTAGATTTTGCGGCGGTTCTGTTTCTCCTGCTTTATCTGTTAGGCCCGCGTTTTTACCAGCAATTTCTTGTGGAAAGAAGTGTGGGGTTTGACGATATGGTGGTGGCTCTCTTTACCTTTATGGGTCTTTTTATTCTGGTCTCCAGTGTAACCCTTTATCTGTCTTCCTATCGACGTGAAAAAAGTATTGCTTTATGCGGTATTCTTATAGGATTGATACTCTATGGAAGCATTGAATTTCTTTATGCTTATCTAAGCTTATTAGATCTATATGCCGCTAATTCTTTTATTGATATTCTTTACTTAATACCACCTGTTCTTTTTGCGCTTGCACTTTACTATCAACAAAATCAGCATCACCATCATCAACATCAGGCTGTCACCAATCCACCGGTTCTCCACCATCCCTTAACCTTGCCGGATAATTATGGAAAGCGTAAAGCTCCCTATGTTTTTTTACCGCTTGTGCTTATCTTGTTTTTCTTTGGTGAAATTGGACCTGGCAAACTATTCACCACGCTTATTCTTCTTTTTCTTTATTATATGATGTCTCAGAACATCCAACTGTCCATTAAAAACTATCATTTATTGCAGGAAACTAAAGAAGCGAACCGGAGCCTGGAAGAAAAAGTACAGGAAAAAACCAAAAGTTTGGAGGAAACCAACCAGGTACTGGCCTATTATTCCTATTTAGATCCTTTAACCGATCTTTCCAACCGACGGGCCTTTATCGAATACATGGACGAGCTGACCATTAGGCAACAATCGGCTTTTCACCTTTTCTATATGGACTTAAATCGGTTTAAGTATATTAACGATACCCATGGACATGATGTAGGAGACAAGGTCTTAAAGACTATTGCTCGGCGCCTTTCAGAAAACTGGATAAAAAAAGGACGGCTTTTTCGGATTGGCGGAGATGAGTTTGCTCTCATTGTAGAAGGCTTTTATCAGCGACGTGCCCTAGCCGACATTGCAAAAGAAATTATTCAGGCCGTTGAAATCCCTATTTCTATTGATCCTTACCATTTTTATCTGGGCATCAGTATTGGTATTGTTTCTTATCCTAAAGATGCTAAGACACGAAAAGCACTGATGCGGTATGGAGATATGACCATGTATCAGGCAAAAAACGCTTTCGCTCAAAGCCATTATTATTTTTACGATTCTTCTATCAAAGACCTGATTCATGAAAAACATGTGCTGGAAATGTTACTGAAACAAGCAAATGCCAACCAAGATTTTTTTCTTGTGTTTCAGCCCCAATATGAAATTGCTGGAAAAAAACTGATCGGTTTTGAGGCGCTTTTACGTTGGAATCATCCAGATCGTGGATTTATCTCACCGGCCCAGTTTATTCCTGTTGCGGAAGAAACCGGATTGATTATCCCTCTTGGAGAATGGGTCTTGAAGGAAGCTTTTCGAAACATTAGAGAGATTAACGAAACCTATCAGACAAATTATCGGATCTCTATTAACGTCTCCCCTGTCCAATTGCAAAGCCAAAAATTTATGGACACCTTATTGGATCGTATGAGGGCTGAAACGATTTCTCCTTCCTGGATTGATCTGGAAGTGACGGAGGGAGCCGCCTTCCGGCAGGGCCACAGTATCGAAGCTTTTTTTGATCATCTTAGAGAGTTGGGTATCAACGCTTCTCTGGATGATTTTGGTACCGGCTATTCTTCTTTAAGTTATATTAAGCGATATGATATTGACCGCTTAAAAATTGCCAGAGAATTGATCAGCGGCATTCACGAAGAAGACAGTGCTAAAGAAATTGTCCGAGCCATTATTTTGATGGCAAAAGGCTTGCATTTGAACATCATCGCTGAAGGGGTCGAAGAAGAAGCTCAGCTAGCCTTGTTACAATCCATGGGCTGTCATGAAATTCAGGGTTATCTCTGGGGTAAGCCTGTCCCTAGGAATGACTTAGAAGAAAAGGTGATTAAACCTTCCTTGGTTGATCCACAAAAATAG
- the udk gene encoding uridine kinase translates to MKKPILIGVTGGTGSGKSTVARQIFKQLPNQNIATIPQDAYYKNQDHLPMEERIQTNYDHPMSFETDLLVKHLKSLLSGESIQMPQYDFERHTRKSETLLVEPRDIIILEGILLFNEPKLRELMNIKIFVDTDADIRVIRRIKRDIRDRGRTLESVIDQYMNTVRPAHLQFVEPNKKYADIIIPEGGKNMVAIDIIVTKIKSILT, encoded by the coding sequence ATGAAGAAGCCCATTCTGATTGGTGTCACCGGTGGTACCGGTTCCGGAAAAAGTACGGTGGCACGGCAGATTTTCAAACAGCTGCCAAATCAAAACATTGCCACCATCCCCCAGGACGCCTATTATAAAAATCAGGATCATCTGCCAATGGAAGAACGCATTCAAACCAATTATGATCATCCCATGTCCTTTGAAACAGATTTGCTGGTAAAACACTTGAAAAGCTTGCTATCAGGAGAAAGTATTCAGATGCCTCAATATGATTTTGAAAGGCATACCCGTAAATCAGAAACCCTGCTGGTAGAACCCAGAGACATTATTATTCTGGAAGGAATCCTGCTTTTTAATGAACCAAAACTTCGGGAATTAATGAACATTAAAATTTTTGTGGATACAGATGCAGATATTCGGGTGATACGGCGCATTAAAAGAGATATACGGGATCGGGGCCGAACCTTGGAATCTGTCATTGATCAGTATATGAACACGGTTCGTCCGGCTCATTTACAATTTGTGGAACCAAATAAAAAATATGCGGACATTATTATTCCGGAAGGCGGCAAAAACATGGTGGCCATTGATATTATTGTGACGAAAATAAAATCCATTCTTACATAA
- a CDS encoding ATP-binding cassette domain-containing protein, with protein MIQCDHMHFRYQKQSIYQDFHWELSSGSICGFLGPNGAGKTTLFKLLTGLMFPQEGSISVLGHDPKRREEKFYQKIAYVPEDLPIPDMSPETYAQFCGPMYPNYDETSFHHLCDDFEVDRQKSFTHFSAGDLRKAWLSFAFSCKTDLFILDEPSKGLDIHAQSTLRKTLTDIAADGSTILLSTHHVREVEGLLDHVTMINRNGQLLLNAPITDLHKSFRLKRALSKESFPENYLACRRDASGWTLLLNEPSDLAEDIPLELLFTGICRKEKELSDE; from the coding sequence ATGATTCAGTGTGATCATATGCATTTTCGTTATCAAAAACAATCTATCTATCAAGACTTTCATTGGGAATTGTCATCAGGAAGCATTTGTGGTTTTCTTGGCCCTAATGGTGCGGGAAAAACCACCTTGTTCAAGCTTTTAACCGGATTAATGTTCCCACAGGAAGGAAGTATTTCTGTCTTAGGTCATGATCCAAAACGTCGAGAAGAAAAATTTTATCAAAAAATAGCTTATGTGCCGGAAGATTTACCTATCCCTGATATGAGCCCTGAAACCTATGCTCAGTTTTGCGGACCCATGTACCCTAACTACGATGAAACTTCTTTTCATCACCTTTGCGATGATTTTGAAGTTGACAGACAGAAATCCTTTACCCATTTCAGTGCCGGTGATCTTCGAAAAGCATGGCTCTCCTTTGCTTTTTCCTGCAAAACCGACCTGTTTATTCTGGATGAACCCTCTAAAGGCCTTGATATTCATGCACAATCCACTTTACGAAAAACCTTGACGGATATAGCTGCCGACGGTTCTACTATTCTACTCTCTACCCATCATGTTCGTGAAGTTGAAGGATTGTTAGACCACGTTACAATGATCAACCGGAATGGTCAGCTTCTTCTCAATGCACCTATTACTGATCTTCACAAGAGCTTCCGTCTAAAACGTGCTTTGTCAAAGGAATCCTTTCCTGAAAATTATTTAGCTTGTCGGCGTGACGCTTCCGGATGGACTCTTTTATTAAATGAACCTTCTGATCTTGCAGAGGATATTCCTCTGGAACTACTATTTACAGGGATTTGCCGTAAAGAAAAGGAGCTTTCTGATGAATAA
- a CDS encoding AbrB family transcriptional regulator has translation MSGTEILLLIGLAILGYGLFYLLNIPTPAFLGPLILIYGASFLGFEGDTLSGTTVLLLQSLLGANIGVKVTREIFQQMKALKIPSLIMIGWTLLLSFGFGLVLMMAFDLDVATALLSAIPAGVSEMGILALALGGNAGIVIIFQLSRLMIAIVTFPIIVEKLTEKDKNQRKKQAWWEKIKGRGQRISHSLKKSLSIQWPGIEIFSYFTTVGIGIAGALLGTWMKIPAGALMGAFFLTGSSVIAGIPLKAPTPLMRIVMQMGIAIMLALNMMNSPMESMKVMLLPTLGFSAVVFIGVYFLYHLLRKVTQWDPVTCLLAAAPVGLTPMSILAYEYAERPMEVVLLHMTRVLVGKLIVIPVIISLLV, from the coding sequence GTGTCTGGAACAGAAATACTATTATTAATAGGGCTGGCAATCTTAGGATACGGACTGTTTTATCTGTTGAATATACCAACGCCAGCTTTTTTAGGCCCATTAATTCTGATCTATGGAGCCAGTTTTCTAGGTTTTGAAGGCGATACATTAAGTGGTACAACCGTTCTCCTATTACAATCCTTACTGGGAGCTAATATAGGGGTAAAAGTCACTCGAGAAATTTTTCAGCAAATGAAAGCATTAAAAATACCCAGCTTGATTATGATTGGCTGGACATTGCTCTTAAGTTTTGGTTTTGGGTTGGTACTGATGATGGCCTTTGATCTGGACGTGGCCACAGCGCTTTTAAGTGCTATTCCCGCTGGAGTTTCTGAGATGGGAATACTAGCCCTTGCTTTAGGTGGAAACGCGGGTATTGTCATTATTTTTCAATTATCCCGTCTAATGATAGCCATTGTGACCTTTCCTATTATTGTAGAAAAACTAACAGAAAAAGATAAAAATCAGCGTAAAAAGCAAGCTTGGTGGGAAAAAATAAAGGGAAGAGGTCAAAGAATCAGCCATAGCTTGAAAAAATCCCTATCCATTCAATGGCCGGGGATAGAAATCTTTTCCTACTTTACTACGGTAGGGATTGGAATAGCCGGTGCTTTACTGGGAACTTGGATGAAAATTCCTGCCGGTGCCTTAATGGGAGCTTTTTTTCTGACGGGAAGCAGTGTGATTGCTGGAATTCCGTTAAAAGCACCTACTCCTTTGATGCGAATCGTGATGCAAATGGGCATTGCTATTATGTTAGCTCTTAATATGATGAACAGTCCTATGGAATCAATGAAAGTGATGCTGTTACCGACCCTTGGGTTTTCAGCGGTTGTGTTTATCGGTGTCTACTTTCTATACCACCTGCTGCGAAAAGTGACCCAATGGGATCCGGTCACCTGCCTGTTAGCCGCTGCGCCCGTAGGACTGACACCTATGAGTATTCTAGCCTATGAATATGCTGAAAGGCCTATGGAAGTAGTCCTTTTACACATGACCCGGGTGTTGGTAGGCAAATTGATTGTCATACCGGTGATTATATCCTTATTGGTATAA
- a CDS encoding BKACE family enzyme → MTETINLKNKVMLTCAVTGAGDTTKINPYVPVTPAEIATSALAAGKAGAAVVHIHARDPKTGGISHDVEQYREILQRIREADPELIINITSGGGGDFDPDEANPYQAGKNSDLQTAEERHEPIATLAPEMCTLDCGSLNFGDMVYISPTEWLRKQAALIQKSGAKAELECFDTGHLRFANQLIKEGFIDGNPHFQFCLGIPWGAAADTETMLYLRNRIPEKATWSAFGIGAMQMKILAQAALLGGHVRVGLEDNLYLSKGVLAKNETLVEKGIDILQKLGKEPMTPQEAKTLLQLK, encoded by the coding sequence ATGACAGAAACCATCAACCTAAAGAATAAAGTCATGCTAACCTGCGCCGTTACAGGAGCTGGAGATACGACCAAAATAAATCCTTACGTTCCGGTAACACCGGCAGAAATTGCAACCTCTGCCCTGGCAGCAGGAAAGGCAGGTGCGGCGGTAGTTCATATTCATGCCAGAGATCCCAAAACCGGAGGGATTAGCCATGATGTAGAACAATATCGGGAAATCCTTCAACGGATCAGAGAAGCCGATCCGGAGTTGATTATCAACATTACTTCCGGAGGAGGCGGCGATTTTGATCCGGACGAAGCAAACCCTTATCAAGCCGGAAAAAACAGTGATTTACAGACCGCCGAAGAACGGCATGAGCCAATAGCCACTCTTGCACCAGAGATGTGTACGTTGGATTGTGGAAGCCTTAACTTTGGAGATATGGTGTATATCAGTCCAACAGAATGGTTACGAAAACAGGCAGCCCTGATTCAGAAAAGTGGTGCCAAAGCAGAATTGGAGTGCTTTGATACGGGTCATTTACGGTTTGCCAATCAGTTAATAAAGGAAGGTTTTATTGATGGAAACCCTCATTTCCAGTTTTGTTTGGGAATTCCCTGGGGAGCTGCCGCTGATACAGAAACCATGCTGTACCTGCGTAACCGGATACCGGAAAAAGCAACCTGGTCTGCCTTTGGCATTGGAGCCATGCAGATGAAAATCCTAGCTCAGGCAGCCTTATTAGGCGGTCATGTTCGTGTGGGTCTGGAAGATAATTTATACCTGTCAAAGGGTGTGCTTGCCAAAAATGAAACCCTGGTGGAAAAAGGCATTGATATTCTTCAGAAACTCGGCAAAGAGCCTATGACACCCCAAGAAGCAAAAACATTACTACAATTGAAATAA
- a CDS encoding TetR/AcrR family transcriptional regulator, whose translation MKAAARIVYQKGVFALTLDAVAQEAEISKGGLLHYFKSKEALVKAMVEYTSESYREGVEQRVAHEELEKGMWTRSLIAETFEQAYDEEELNASFLMAVAMKPELLEPIKNAYKHWQQKIEKDGLDPIEASILRLAIDGLWMNKLMGLYQFDESLLHHVYERMIQKTMMMKPDTENKQEEETKDE comes from the coding sequence ATCAAGGCAGCCGCCCGCATTGTTTACCAGAAGGGCGTTTTTGCCTTAACCTTGGATGCCGTTGCCCAAGAAGCCGAAATCAGTAAAGGTGGTTTGCTTCATTATTTTAAGTCAAAGGAAGCTTTGGTAAAAGCCATGGTAGAGTATACCAGCGAAAGTTATCGGGAAGGAGTGGAGCAACGGGTAGCCCATGAAGAACTGGAAAAAGGAATGTGGACCCGCTCTCTCATTGCTGAAACCTTTGAACAGGCATATGATGAGGAAGAATTGAACGCCAGCTTTTTAATGGCTGTTGCTATGAAGCCAGAGCTGTTGGAACCCATCAAAAATGCCTATAAACATTGGCAGCAGAAAATAGAAAAGGACGGTTTAGATCCCATCGAAGCCAGTATTTTGAGGCTGGCCATTGACGGGCTCTGGATGAATAAACTGATGGGTTTATACCAGTTTGATGAGTCCCTATTGCATCATGTATATGAAAGAATGATACAAAAAACCATGATGATGAAGCCAGATACAGAAAACAAACAAGAGGAGGAAACAAAAGATGAGTAA
- a CDS encoding short-chain fatty acid transporter: protein MFKKFTNASVKLVQRFLPDPFLFAVILTLVVFLLGVFSTGQSPIDMVNHWSGGFWNLLAFSMQMALVLVTGHTLAQAPIIKRGLRNLASVPKSPGSAIFAVTLVALIASWINWGFGLVIGALYAKELAKKVKGVDYRLLIASGYSGFVIWHAGFSASIPLTLATATANLEEMTRGAVTEPIPTSETIFALFTVVPVLILIATIPFINKAMHPSAEDAVVVDPKLLEDDIEPEIPVNQTPAEKMENSPVLSIAIGLMGFTFVVQHFIQNGFDLNLNVVNFIFLFTGIILHGTPRRFLNAVTTAVKGAGGIIIQFPFYAGIMGMMTGASAEGLSLAQQMSTFFVSVSTEVTFPFFAFLSAGIVNFFVPSGGGQWAVQAPIMMPAGAELGVDAAKTAMAVAWGDGWTNMIQPFWALPALGIAGLGAKDIMGYCLINLIYVGVVVSLFLVIL, encoded by the coding sequence ATGTTCAAAAAGTTTACAAATGCTTCTGTGAAACTGGTTCAACGTTTTTTGCCCGACCCATTTTTATTTGCTGTTATCTTAACCTTAGTCGTTTTTCTTCTGGGTGTTTTCTCAACCGGCCAATCTCCTATTGATATGGTAAATCATTGGAGTGGTGGTTTCTGGAACCTGCTGGCATTTTCAATGCAGATGGCTTTGGTGCTGGTCACCGGTCATACACTGGCCCAGGCACCTATTATTAAAAGAGGGCTTCGCAATCTAGCCAGTGTGCCTAAATCTCCCGGTTCGGCGATTTTTGCGGTTACGCTGGTTGCTTTAATCGCTTCTTGGATCAACTGGGGTTTTGGTCTGGTGATTGGAGCCCTTTATGCCAAAGAACTGGCTAAGAAAGTAAAGGGTGTGGACTACCGACTGCTGATTGCTTCTGGTTACTCCGGTTTTGTTATCTGGCATGCGGGTTTCTCCGCTTCTATTCCCCTGACATTAGCAACGGCAACAGCTAATCTGGAAGAAATGACCCGTGGCGCTGTTACGGAGCCAATTCCTACCAGTGAAACCATCTTCGCTTTGTTCACAGTAGTACCGGTATTGATATTAATTGCCACCATTCCTTTTATCAACAAGGCGATGCATCCTTCAGCAGAAGATGCGGTAGTGGTGGATCCGAAGCTGTTAGAAGATGATATTGAACCAGAAATTCCTGTGAACCAGACACCGGCAGAAAAAATGGAAAACAGCCCTGTTTTATCCATTGCCATCGGTTTAATGGGATTCACCTTTGTGGTTCAGCATTTTATTCAAAATGGCTTTGATCTGAATCTGAATGTGGTTAACTTTATCTTCCTCTTTACCGGTATTATCCTGCATGGAACTCCCCGACGTTTCTTAAATGCGGTAACAACCGCTGTAAAAGGGGCTGGTGGTATTATTATTCAGTTTCCTTTTTATGCAGGCATTATGGGAATGATGACCGGTGCCAGTGCTGAAGGGCTTTCTTTAGCACAGCAGATGTCTACCTTCTTTGTCAGTGTTTCCACAGAAGTAACCTTTCCATTCTTTGCTTTTCTAAGTGCCGGAATTGTTAACTTCTTTGTTCCTTCCGGTGGTGGCCAATGGGCGGTTCAAGCACCTATTATGATGCCGGCCGGTGCCGAACTTGGTGTAGATGCGGCCAAAACAGCCATGGCTGTTGCCTGGGGCGATGGGTGGACCAATATGATTCAACCTTTCTGGGCACTACCAGCTCTAGGGATTGCTGGCCTGGGAGCTAAGGATATTATGGGTTATTGCCTTATTAATTTAATTTATGTTGGTGTGGTTGTCAGTCTGTTTCTTGTCATCCTTTAG
- a CDS encoding thioesterase family protein: MQIQEEERCFYQSVLSQWVDYNGHMNDSAYAIIFTKALEHFLETLGLDEKARKHHHYTTYTLETHTCFLKEALEADMVQVKTQVLDWDAKRIHLFMEMINREKEIIATNEYMVMGMDQKEKRPAPFPPKVAEALASLGQQHQQLPKPEKAGRRMGIPTKNKPAS, from the coding sequence ATGCAGATTCAGGAGGAAGAAAGATGCTTTTATCAATCCGTATTATCTCAGTGGGTTGATTATAATGGTCATATGAACGATTCAGCCTATGCCATTATTTTTACCAAAGCCTTAGAACATTTTTTAGAAACCCTGGGATTAGACGAAAAGGCTCGAAAGCATCATCATTATACGACCTATACCCTGGAAACCCACACCTGCTTTCTGAAGGAAGCCTTAGAAGCCGATATGGTGCAGGTAAAGACCCAGGTTTTGGACTGGGATGCCAAACGAATCCATCTCTTTATGGAAATGATCAATCGGGAAAAAGAAATCATTGCAACCAATGAGTATATGGTGATGGGAATGGATCAAAAGGAAAAAAGACCAGCTCCTTTTCCTCCCAAGGTTGCTGAAGCCTTAGCATCCCTAGGTCAACAACATCAGCAACTTCCAAAACCGGAAAAAGCCGGCCGACGGATGGGAATTCCCACCAAAAACAAGCCCGCTTCTTAA
- a CDS encoding 3-hydroxyacyl-CoA dehydrogenase NAD-binding domain-containing protein, whose protein sequence is MNQKTNISQIAVVGTGVIGAGWIARCLAHGIQVTATDPAPDAEANLRKSLQQAWPSLEKTGIRPGASPEDLIFEKDMAKAVEKADLIQENVPEVLELKHQVLGAISQACRKDAIIASSTSGITPSVLQQGCHYPERLLVAHPFNPVYLLPLVELVAGEKTEPAVLTRAESFYQEIGMKPLIVRREVEGHVADRLMEALWREALHIVNEDIATTEEIDAAIIYGAGLRWAQMGPFLTFHMAGGEAGMRHMLKQFGPALKLPWTKLEAPELTEDLKEKVINGCETHAGNKSVTALAAKRDEFLVEVLQLAEKYWPEPQSIMKNQG, encoded by the coding sequence ATGAATCAAAAGACAAACATATCTCAAATAGCCGTGGTAGGAACTGGCGTTATTGGCGCTGGATGGATTGCCCGTTGCCTGGCCCATGGTATTCAGGTGACTGCCACAGATCCGGCACCTGATGCAGAAGCAAATCTTAGAAAATCCTTGCAACAGGCCTGGCCTTCCTTAGAAAAAACGGGAATCCGTCCCGGTGCTTCTCCGGAAGATCTTATTTTTGAAAAAGACATGGCAAAAGCCGTAGAAAAAGCAGACCTTATTCAGGAAAATGTACCAGAGGTACTGGAACTGAAACACCAAGTACTGGGAGCCATCAGCCAGGCCTGCCGGAAGGATGCCATTATTGCTTCCAGCACTTCCGGTATTACGCCCAGCGTGTTGCAGCAAGGCTGTCACTATCCGGAAAGGCTGTTAGTGGCACATCCCTTTAACCCAGTCTACCTGTTACCACTGGTAGAATTAGTTGCAGGAGAAAAAACAGAACCGGCAGTACTCACCCGGGCAGAAAGCTTCTACCAGGAAATTGGCATGAAACCACTGATTGTCCGACGGGAAGTAGAAGGCCATGTGGCGGATCGCCTGATGGAAGCCCTTTGGCGGGAAGCCCTTCATATTGTCAACGAAGATATTGCTACCACCGAAGAAATAGACGCCGCCATTATTTATGGAGCTGGATTGCGCTGGGCACAAATGGGCCCTTTTCTAACCTTTCATATGGCCGGCGGTGAAGCCGGAATGCGTCATATGCTAAAACAGTTCGGACCAGCTTTGAAATTACCCTGGACAAAACTGGAAGCACCGGAATTAACCGAAGACCTGAAAGAAAAAGTAATCAATGGGTGTGAAACTCATGCCGGAAATAAAAGCGTAACAGCATTAGCGGCTAAAAGAGATGAATTTCTGGTAGAAGTACTTCAACTGGCGGAAAAATATTGGCCAGAACCCCAAAGCATTATGAAAAATCAGGGTTAA